In the Cryptococcus depauperatus CBS 7841 chromosome 4, complete sequence genome, TCACGCTCTTGAGTATCAGGGCAATGTCGTTGCCGATCTTGTCGACATGCGTCGATGGGATGCTTCCATCTGGGAAGGAAAGGGCTTGGGGGCATTTATGAAGCTCTTGCGAGGCGCCCAAGAAGGTGCCAAGGCCACTGCCGGCATCCGAAAAGCCTTTATGGACATTGATAAAGCTAGGTATGCTCCcgctgaagaagatgatgggtCCGAAGGCCAACTATTGTGTGATATCCAATTCTCCCTTGCCTATGGCGGCCTGCTGTTATTGAATCACACCAATCTCAAGTTaagacgaggaagaaggtATGGTATCTGTGCGGCAAACGGCGCAGGTAAATCTACTCTTATGAAGGCCATACGTGATGGCAAAGTGGGTCTCCATTTGAGTGAGTATACATGCAACGCTGATACCGCTGAATTTAGGTTGAGGGTTTCCCTCCTCAGGATGAACTTCGCACAATCATGGTTGAACATGCTCTTCAAGGCGAAGATACTTCTATGGCCATTATTGAGTTTGTCGTTGCTGACTCCAAGCTGGCTCACAGGAAACGGCAGGAGATCGTAGACATGTTATTATCTGTCGGTTTCTCTgaagagaaacaaaaagacCCCGTCGCTTCCTTATCTGGtggttggaagatgaagcttGAACTGGCTAGAGCTATGCTGATTGGCGCTGACATTCTCTTGTTGGACGAACCAACTAATCATTTGGATGTTCAAACTGTTGCTTGGCTTGAGCAGTACGTTTGTAATCTGCCCGACATTACCTGTATGATAGTCTCGCACGATTCCGGTTTCTTGGATAATGTCTGTACCGACATTATTCACtatgagcaaaagaaacTTGTCTACTATCCCGGTAATCTCTCCAaatttgttgaaaaagtgCCCTCCGCCAAGTCCTATTACACTCTCGCGGCTACATCAATAAAGTTTACCTTCCCTCCTCCTGGTAACCTTGTCGGTGTGCGATCTAACACTCGAGCTATTCTCAAGCTAAATAATTGTACCTTCACCTACCCCGGCGCATCCAAGCCCTCACTCAAGAACGtctcttgttctctttccctttcgTCTCGGGTCGGTGTTGTAGGTCCCAATGGTGCGGGCAAATCCACTCTGATCAAACTCCTCACTGGTGAGACCGTCCCGCAAGAAGGCTCGGTGCACAAACATCCTGCTCTTCGTGTCGGGTATGTCGCCCAGCATGCTTTTCATCATATCAATCAACACTTGGACAAGACTGCTGTGCAGTATATTCAGTGGCGTTACCAGGACGGTCATGATCGAGAAATGATGGAAAAAGCCACTCGTATCTTGACTGATGAAGACaaggagatgatggaaaagcCAATTGAGGGCAGGAATGGCgaattgagaaagattgagTATATCCTTGGCCGACAAAAGCTAAAAAAGTCTTTCCAGTATGAAGTCAAGTTCAAGGGCTATGATCATAAATACAACGCCTGGATTCCTCGAGATGTTCTCATTGAAAAAGGTTTCCAAAAACTAGTTACTCAATTTGATGATCTTGAGTCTTCTAGGGAAGGCGCTGGTATGAGAGATACCGGCGCAAATGCAGTCAGGGAGGTGCTTGAAGCCGTCGGGCTGGATGGCGACATTGCTCAGTACAATGAAATGTCTGGCTTATCTGGTGGTCAAAAAGTTAAGGTTGTTATTGCTGCCTCTATGTTCAACCGGTATTTCATTTAGCATACTATTATCTTGTTCCAAACGCTGACCCTTAATACAGACCCcaatgtcttttcctcGATGAGCCTACCAACTTTCTGGATCGAGAAGCCCTTGGTGGTCTTGCTGTCGCTATCAAAGAATGGGGAGGTGCTGTTTGTATCATCTCACATTCTACTGAATTTGTTTCGGCTCTCTGTCCCGAAATTTGGCACGTTGACCATGGCGAACTTACTCACCAAGGCAAAGTCGCCTTGGTTGAAGACGCTTTCGACAACCCTTCCATGTCGAATTCCCGTACTGCCTCCAAGGCTGGCACACCCCGGACTGTGCCCGGAACTCCTGGTACAGCTACCCCTGCGGACAGTGCTGCCAACAGTGGTGTAGATGATGTGGTAGATGGATTGGCCAGGctgatggaaaagaagaaaaagaaaaagaagatgactCGAAATGAACTCAAAGCTCAGgaggagaggaggaggCTAAGAAAATTGAATTGGCTTACTTATGGTGGTgagttttctcttcctcttgtgATACTCTAGTCAAGCATGAACTGATGCCATCGGCATGCAGGCACTCGAGAGCCTGATACAGACGAGGAGTAAGAAAGGTGTACTGTTAGACTTTTTCAAATATAGAGTTTTCTACGCACGTTGAGGGTTGATATTTTGGCTTTACATCTATATTGAACGATATTCCCTTGCTTTTTACAGTTTTCCTTTCTAGAAACGATTTTTTCCTATGGTCATGAACATTAATCTGCGTTTACGATATTTTGCCCAACAAATGAGCAACCTTTATCATTTAATGGTCGTTAAAGGCAATTGAGACCAGCTATGACTTTGTGGTCCACCTCGCTTCAAGACTGACTTTCAACCGTAAAATATATAGCTTAAATGATACTGTTATTGTTTCTTCTGTAGGCTCAACTTTGGGATTCACCTacttcaacttttctggAAGTGTGCGAACAAATTTCCCTCACAAACCATAGCGTTCTTTCAGGAATCTATACATAAATACTCATCAATCCATATATGGATGTAATAAGGCCACATTGTTTGTACTAGTTGATGGAGCAGTTCGAAAATTTGATCATGATTCCCAGCATCATAATTATATGTTTTGACTACTAAACATATTAGTCTAGTAAGATAAATATTAGGCCAACAACTGTTTACACTGCAACAGCTCAGCTCTTCGTTGTAATTCCTATTCAACCCTACAAGTCAACATTTTCTGTGGAGAAATACCGATGTTGTAATGTCATGCCGTTGATACGTTCAGCTGGCCGACGTGAGGAGTTGTGGATATGCTTACATTGTAAAGAACACAATGCGGTTATCTAGAGTATGCTTGCGTATTTTGAATGAGCGAACAAGAGAcatcttcttgaaaagGGCAGGCTAGCTTGACAGAAATCATTACTAGAAGTATCTCGTTCAAGATTAAAACAGTGGACTAGCAAGCAATGGCGACAAACAAGAAACAAACGCTCATACGGACgactctttcttttttaaatcTTTTTGTACTGGCGAGCATCAGCATTGTTGCCCGATCAGATAGAAGACACGCCAAGGGCAAAATCTGGGAAATGCCAGAGGCGCAATACACAGAAAGCTGACCTTCCAATTTCTTGACTGCCATACTAGCACACAATGCCTTTCAATGCTCTTTTTTCCgttcttcttgctcatctttgacaagGTAATGTTTTTCTTGTGGACGGAGTAAAAGTTTTGCAATTTTCCGTACATGATTTAAGCAATTAATGGCGATTGCTTTAGGATAAAAACCTCACTGAACGGCAAGACATCCATGTCATGTCTCCGCATAGCCCATGTACTACAACATGCATCCAAGCGTGTCAGTTTTTCCATCCAGGAATCCAACTCTTTACATATCCCCATGTACTTTGGCTTTCTTCCCTtattcttcctttttcGAGTTTATGCTCCTCTTGAGGCGGCAGTTCGAAATCTCTGCGCAAGCCGTCCTGCCTCCGCAGTTTTTGGGATTGTGCTGGCGACAGTTTGTGTGTAGTAGAGTCAGAAGTAGGTTCGGTAGGGGCATGCCTGAATCCTTGTAAAGCACGAGAGTGCTCAGCGATCTCATCAAAGACAACTGATTTGCTACGTCATTTTGAGCTACTGCTGTTTTGCGCAAGTTTGATTTCTTACCTGGGAACATCctccattttttcttcaacttccATTGCCGCCGCCACGCCTGCCGCACCAAAACCCAAGAAGCCACCTGCTCCAGCGGCAAGTCCACCCCAAACCAGTCGAGTAATCAAGCGCGGGCGAGGGTATTGCTTCTTCATAAGTTGCcagatgaggaaagaaaatgatATGGCAGCAGCCTTTTGTATCAAGTTAGTAGCAGATCGTAAGAGCAAGGAGGTGCACAAACAGGAGGAGTGTAAATCATCCATCTATATCCCTTTTCCATGAGGTCCACATCGCTCTGAGTAATTTGTCCTAGAGTAAACTGTAAGCACATTTCGATACTCAATGAACCGATAAGTACCCAAGGCAATCTTTTGGGCAATCAATTCCCTAGTCTCTGGGATCTCAAACGGGTTTGAAGGTAGCCATGAGCTTCTTCCGCCACGAgaagttgttgaagatggtgtaGAAGCGTTTGTTCCTGTCGACATTGTTCTCTTAATTGTCGCAACAAAAATTGTAAAGAAGTAAAAACAAACAGCTCTTGATAGAAATTCAAGAAAATAAGTATAGAGGATTTGGTTCCaggtcacgtgactttaCTCGTCCATTTATGCTACCacatcttttatcttcCTTTCTTACTTCAATTCTACtttatttttattcttgatgttttgaaacTATAGATTATTAGAATCCCTCAAATATCTTTCGGAATGAAGCTCGTCAACAAgcatgttgaaaaagacggCTCGGTTCGTCTATCTAGCTCTATCTTTTGGTTATACTGATACACCTTTCGTGGGTTCCATAGGGTTATGTGACATTACGGcctgaagatgatgaagatatGTGGCATGTCTACAATTTGATCTCAGAAGTGGGTTTTTGGTCGTTCTGGTATTGCCAGAATCTgttctgtttcttttgtaCGCTTAGCTAACATTATAGGAAATAGGGAGATCTTGTTCGAGCAGTGGCTATGCGTCGAGTCCAAACCATGTCTTCAACAGGATCATCAGACTCGTATCGCGTCCGAACCAACTTGACTCTTGTGGTCACAAAGACATCTTTTTCGCCTGCTGCATCGTCATCCACAGGAACGGgacaagttgagaagaaggagcCAACGTCAAGTTTACAGATATCAGGCAAAGTTGCCGAGGAGAATAATTATGTGAAGATGGGCGCATATCACACCCTTGACTTGGAAGGTATGGCGACGATTTACTTGAGAAAAGAGGTGATAACCTGATAAGGAAACAGCCAATAGAGACTTTAGGTTAACAAAGGCCACCGGCTGGGATTCCGTCGCCCTTGAGCGTGTTCATGAATCTACTCAAGAAGGTCGCGGGGCCGAAGTGGGAGCCATTGTCTGCGGAGAGGGCACAGCGGCCATTTGTCTTCTTTCGGAACACATGACCACCGTCCGTCAACGTATAGACACTCCTGTCCCTCGAAAGCGAAAAGGAGGCACATCAGGCCATGACAAAGCTGTCGAGAATTTCTTATCTACCGTGTATAATGCTATACTCCGTCTTGTTCCTTTCCAAACACTTAAAGCTATCGTCATTGCCTCACCCGGGTTCACCAAGGAAACATTGTACGACTACATTTTCCAACAAGCAACATTACAATCAAACAAACCTCTCTTGGCATCGAGATCAAAATGGATCAAAGTCCATTCAAGTACGAGTCATGTACATGGGCTCATGGAGGCATTGAAAGCGCCAGAGATTAGCAAAATGCTCTCTGGGGCAAAatttgcaaaagaaagtCAAGGATTGGATAAGTGAGCTGTCGACTTTTGACCAGTCCAAACAACATCGCTAACACTTGTAGATTTCACAAAATGTTGGCTACCAACGAATTGAGAGCTTGGTATGGTCCTGATCATGTGGCACTTGCTGTTGACCGGGGCGCTGTGGGCACTCTTCTTATATCAGACGACCTCTTTCGGTGCGTCTTCATCCATTCAAACTAATCTCACATGCAAACTCATACCGTTTAGTTCGTCTGATCCTGTAAAAAGGACTCACTATGTCCAGATGGTTGAATCGGTACGCTCACGTGGCGGAGAGGCACTCATCTATTCATCTATGCATGAATCCGGTCAACAACTCAATTTGCTCACTGGTATTGCTGCGATCCTGACATATCCACTGGATATTGAGGTAGTcgagatggaggaaaaggaagacaaggaaagaagagacagagaagCGAAGGAGGCTCAGACAAAAGGTGAGACCTAATGATTATAATACAATAATCCACGGTACTATAATCGCGTTCTCAAATCTTCATTACTGCACAGTCGAATGCGGCATCAGTTTTATAATTCAAATGAATTCTTAATAGTGGCAGAACCACAGAGATGGTATTCCTGATGATTGTTGAGCTTAGCTAGAAAGGCAACTTTTCTGGCTCTTTGCGCGATATTCTCCTCACAAATTAGACAAACTCAAGGATTCAGCAACAGGCTCAttcctctttttgttcttgctAATCAGACATACACACAAGATGATGCAAATGGGAACCGGAAAATCATGCATTCTCGCCCTTCATGTGCACGAACTGCAAAACCAGTATTAGTATGCGGCTTCAGCAGCCTGTGCTTCGGGGGCAGCGGGAGCAGGAATGGATTCGACAGGGGGGTTTTTGTGTTCAGATTTGATCTCAATGACACTCTCGCTCTTGGGCCTGAAATACCGTCAGTGAATATTAAGAAACATTTGACGTACTCAATGATCTGGACGTCGTCAGGAAGGTTCTTGGCAGGGCCCATTCGGCCAGCGGGGTCGGAAGGCTTCATACTAGGAATATATCAATACCATCCCCTTGCCTTCGTTGTCAACTCACATCTTGACCTTGATACCAAGGACACCTTGCCTAAGAAGAACGTGCCTGACAGCATAGTCAACAAAGTCACGAGCAGGTTGACCAGAGTGGACCATGAAGCCTTCAGTGAACTTCATAGACTTGGCACGAGCGGCACGGAGCTTGCCAGAGACGACGACCTCGCAACCCTTGGCACCAGACTCCATAACAAATCGGAGGACACCATAACAAGCTCTGTTTAG is a window encoding:
- a CDS encoding mRNA surveillance protein pelota, with translation MKLVNKHVEKDGSGYVTLRPEDDEDMWHVYNLISEGDLVRAVAMRRVQTMSSTGSSDSYRVRTNLTLVVTKTSFSPAASSSTGTGQVEKKEPTSSLQISGKVAEENNYVKMGAYHTLDLEANRDFRLTKATGWDSVALERVHESTQEGRGAEVGAIVCGEGTAAICLLSEHMTTVRQRIDTPVPRKRKGGTSGHDKAVENFLSTVYNAILRLVPFQTLKAIVIASPGFTKETLYDYIFQQATLQSNKPLLASRSKWIKVHSSTSHVHGLMEALKAPEISKMLSGAKFAKESQGLDKFHKMLATNELRAWYGPDHVALAVDRGAVGTLLISDDLFRSSDPVKRTHYVQMVESVRSRGGEALIYSSMHESGQQLNLLTGIAAILTYPLDIEVVEMEEKEDKERRDREAKEAQTKGET
- a CDS encoding 40S ribosomal protein S3; this encodes MSGLHQISKKRKFVADGVFQAELNDFFTRELADECYAGCEVRVTHARTEIIIRATHTQEVLGDKGRRIRELKALIEKRFKFPENALELYAEKVQYRGLSASAQAESLRYKLLGGLAMRRACYGVLRFVMESGAKGCEVVVSGKLRAARAKSMKFTEGFMVHSGQPARDFVDYAVRHVLLRQGVLGIKVKIMKPSDPAGRMGPAKNLPDDVQIIEPKSESVIEIKSEHKNPPVESIPAPAAPEAQAAEAAY